A single region of the Citrobacter telavivensis genome encodes:
- a CDS encoding pilus assembly protein PilX encodes MSFHTADNNPAYCRHQDRGWGLLEQGWIALAVIFVIAAVLGTAYMIKSRTSVGLESSNIQSLITGAQNLMKASDGYSFTSSAKMTGAMIQMKAVPKGMTVRGTASSGTATLYNSWGGAVTFAPLTISGFNNGFTLTYERVPQDACIQLTTQLSRSGVSDGITINSTAHDDGKVTTEQASTQCTADSGNTGTNKLIFTVTS; translated from the coding sequence ATGTCATTCCACACAGCAGACAATAATCCGGCATACTGTCGCCATCAGGATCGCGGGTGGGGGCTGCTCGAACAGGGCTGGATCGCCCTTGCCGTTATTTTTGTCATCGCCGCCGTACTCGGCACCGCGTATATGATCAAAAGCCGTACCAGTGTCGGGCTGGAGTCATCCAATATTCAGTCGCTGATCACCGGGGCTCAGAACCTGATGAAGGCCTCGGACGGGTACTCCTTTACCAGCTCGGCCAAAATGACTGGTGCCATGATCCAGATGAAGGCGGTGCCGAAAGGCATGACCGTCCGTGGTACCGCCTCTTCCGGTACCGCCACGCTTTACAACTCCTGGGGTGGGGCCGTTACCTTTGCGCCGCTAACCATTTCCGGTTTTAACAATGGCTTCACGCTGACGTACGAGCGCGTACCGCAGGATGCATGCATCCAGCTGACCACCCAGCTGAGCCGTTCCGGCGTATCCGATGGCATCACCATTAACAGCACCGCGCACGATGATGGCAAGGTGACAACGGAGCAGGCCAGCACACAATGCACGGCCGACAGCGGCAATACCGGTACCAACAAGCTGATCTTCACCGTAACCAGTTAA
- a CDS encoding ATP-binding protein, which translates to MTDTLQDNNALLLISNEGRTEILVDINQRGNPGVQVTLLKLMERNPGAKASFVSLEQLRDARDKALVLTPQQDGTGGLTLNDLKDVSGSEKKILDYFNVARTLSASDIHFIISSSLFVVKMRIFGTLHTVDARQPREGMSLCGTAVLSMSDIAEPTFFPGREQDARLSPELMRKIGLWGARYSHRPTADGLIAVMRLIPDDGSAVPSFLQLGFLPEQIRLLTRMLARTEGKIMLTGPTGSGKSTTLRTACRYYLDHNEGKHLLSIEDPVEGQMKDAVQTPVIADKSDEDAINIAWTRGIRSGMRLDPDVMVIGEERDLISMLTGIYASQTGHLVLSTMHTNSALSIPERLITQGVNGELIYDAQLMVGLISQRLVPTLCPNCRVPWEKKMASLTVEERDMLERYCNVEGVCRTENLFFHNPDGCEACRHDVVINGQVRAVVGHGLKGRTVIGEVIETDNRLLLRLKKEGKTAARQYWLEKMNGISRVRHLLHKLNEGLVDPLIADRIVPLDEDERLKADDE; encoded by the coding sequence ATGACAGACACTCTCCAGGACAATAATGCCCTGCTGCTTATCAGCAACGAGGGGCGGACAGAAATCCTCGTGGACATTAACCAGCGGGGTAACCCCGGCGTGCAGGTGACGCTGCTGAAACTGATGGAACGTAACCCCGGCGCGAAGGCCAGTTTTGTCAGTCTGGAACAACTAAGGGATGCGCGGGACAAGGCGCTTGTCTTGACGCCACAGCAGGATGGTACCGGCGGGCTGACGCTCAACGACCTGAAGGACGTCAGCGGCAGCGAAAAGAAAATTCTCGACTACTTTAATGTGGCGAGGACGCTCAGCGCCTCCGACATTCACTTCATCATTTCGTCCTCTCTGTTTGTGGTCAAAATGCGTATCTTCGGCACGCTGCATACGGTTGACGCGCGCCAGCCCCGTGAAGGGATGTCCCTGTGCGGAACGGCCGTGCTTTCCATGTCAGACATTGCCGAGCCGACGTTCTTCCCGGGCCGCGAGCAGGATGCGCGCCTGTCTCCAGAGCTGATGCGAAAAATAGGGTTGTGGGGCGCCCGCTATTCCCATCGCCCGACGGCAGATGGCCTCATTGCCGTAATGCGACTTATCCCTGACGACGGCAGCGCCGTCCCTTCCTTCCTGCAACTGGGTTTTCTGCCGGAACAAATCCGCCTGCTAACGCGCATGCTGGCGCGAACGGAGGGGAAAATCATGCTCACCGGGCCGACCGGCTCGGGGAAATCCACCACCCTGCGCACCGCCTGCCGTTACTACCTCGATCACAATGAAGGCAAGCATCTGCTGTCCATTGAGGATCCGGTCGAAGGGCAGATGAAGGATGCCGTACAGACGCCGGTGATAGCAGACAAGTCCGATGAGGATGCCATTAATATCGCCTGGACGCGGGGGATCCGCTCCGGGATGCGCCTTGATCCGGATGTGATGGTTATCGGTGAAGAGCGTGACCTGATTTCAATGCTCACGGGGATTTATGCCTCGCAGACCGGACACCTGGTGCTGAGCACAATGCACACCAACTCAGCGCTGAGTATTCCGGAACGTCTTATCACACAGGGCGTAAACGGAGAGCTGATTTATGACGCCCAGCTAATGGTCGGGCTTATCAGCCAGCGACTGGTCCCGACACTCTGCCCGAACTGCAGGGTTCCCTGGGAGAAGAAGATGGCCAGCCTGACCGTCGAAGAGCGTGACATGCTGGAAAGGTACTGCAACGTGGAGGGGGTATGCCGTACCGAAAACCTCTTCTTCCACAATCCGGACGGGTGTGAAGCATGCCGACATGATGTGGTGATCAACGGACAGGTTCGCGCCGTGGTGGGACACGGGCTTAAGGGACGAACCGTCATCGGTGAGGTGATTGAGACGGATAACCGTCTTCTGCTCCGTCTGAAAAAAGAGGGGAAAACCGCTGCCCGCCAGTACTGGCTGGAAAAGATGAACGGGATCAGCCGCGTCCGACATCTGCTGCACAAGCTGAACGAAGGGCTTGTGGATCCACTGATAGCAGACCGCATTGTCCCCCTCGACGAAGACGAAAGGTTGAAAGCGGATGATGAGTAA
- a CDS encoding prepilin peptidase: protein MRTVIATAVAPEHALPLILVLIPAGVLLLRRVSVFLHEVSVPFRPGHPAVISGIWLFSLAGTLVLMAPVPLAARFNTMLMLGFLLQMAVTDAVSGYLPRTFTLRFLAAGLLVACLPSSGSLRLVETAATGVLVCLFHVLVNRHGDRIGRGDLWLLTGLTAWTGFDATVQTAVWGTGGFILWHCTGRLTGKKEGPLGPWFCFSCAVLQLNAFYQPVWVWVFQ from the coding sequence ATGCGCACAGTCATTGCTACGGCTGTGGCACCGGAACATGCCCTGCCGCTGATCCTTGTGCTAATACCTGCCGGTGTGCTGCTCCTCCGGCGGGTGTCGGTGTTTCTTCATGAGGTCTCTGTGCCGTTTCGCCCCGGCCATCCGGCGGTAATCTCCGGCATCTGGCTGTTCAGCCTGGCTGGCACGCTGGTACTGATGGCCCCTGTCCCCCTGGCCGCACGGTTCAACACCATGCTGATGCTGGGTTTTCTGCTGCAGATGGCGGTGACAGATGCCGTCAGCGGTTACCTGCCCCGGACGTTCACGCTCCGTTTTCTGGCTGCGGGGCTGCTTGTTGCCTGCCTTCCTTCATCCGGAAGCCTGCGCCTGGTGGAAACAGCGGCAACGGGCGTGCTGGTATGTCTGTTTCATGTACTGGTCAACCGTCATGGCGACAGGATCGGCCGGGGCGACCTCTGGCTGCTGACAGGACTGACGGCATGGACGGGCTTTGACGCCACCGTGCAGACAGCAGTCTGGGGGACTGGCGGCTTTATTCTATGGCACTGCACAGGACGCCTCACCGGTAAAAAAGAGGGACCTCTGGGTCCCTGGTTTTGTTTCAGCTGCGCCGTGTTGCAGCTGAACGCGTTCTATCAACCTGTTTGGGTGTGGGTATTTCAATGA
- the pilO2 gene encoding type 4b pilus protein PilO2, whose product MQHDDHVTLLRDPALPRHDWAAGLEWKPRETGGGVRRFLPFRSAGTARRQGLPVVATPRPKTRSRSPLPEGRGIIPFHYRSHTLYSLALAFCDTVTDGYGVYRLDSTDFVFLASINGMPAIVADITGNAGKMQETLALFLALNDEPETGWVCPSAPDAPLDWSSLIHGLAPRQRRRCRLVRPDRGARQAAMTLLSGLLVCGGMLWWVNRAPALDAPPTAEELRARAREFMTEPAPVPRLPHPWATIPPVSDLLAGCAEQDGRAPVMLDGWKLTSGYCRPDGVSLVYLIQPGGTAEGLRQRSMEIFGVEPVFNVREGGREATIPLPLSEMPLHDEAVPEPSAQMMRILSWFQRQQILPNLNKVAQPDPLPGADGRPPAKQDWEEYQFSFTGTVPPLVQFAGFDGSGIRLSSVKFEINGTVFTYTTEGQMYASKP is encoded by the coding sequence ATGCAACATGACGATCACGTCACCCTGCTTCGAGATCCCGCCCTGCCACGCCACGACTGGGCGGCCGGACTGGAATGGAAACCCCGGGAAACAGGAGGCGGAGTACGCCGGTTTCTGCCGTTCCGGTCTGCGGGCACTGCCCGCCGCCAGGGGCTTCCTGTGGTGGCCACGCCACGCCCGAAAACCCGTAGCAGGTCGCCCCTGCCGGAAGGTCGGGGCATCATCCCGTTCCACTACCGCAGCCACACGCTGTACTCCCTCGCGCTGGCGTTCTGCGACACGGTGACGGACGGGTACGGCGTCTACCGGCTCGACAGCACGGACTTCGTGTTTCTCGCCTCCATCAACGGTATGCCGGCCATTGTGGCCGACATCACCGGCAACGCAGGGAAGATGCAGGAGACCCTGGCGCTGTTTCTTGCGCTGAACGACGAACCCGAAACTGGCTGGGTATGCCCCTCAGCGCCCGACGCCCCTCTGGACTGGAGCAGTCTGATCCACGGACTCGCCCCGCGCCAGCGCCGCCGCTGCCGGCTTGTCCGGCCGGATCGTGGTGCCCGCCAGGCCGCCATGACCTTGCTGTCGGGCCTGCTGGTTTGCGGGGGTATGCTGTGGTGGGTTAACCGGGCGCCCGCCCTGGACGCCCCGCCCACGGCTGAAGAACTTCGGGCCCGGGCGCGGGAATTCATGACCGAGCCGGCACCGGTTCCACGCCTGCCCCATCCCTGGGCCACCATTCCTCCCGTCAGCGACCTGCTCGCCGGGTGTGCGGAACAGGACGGACGGGCTCCGGTGATGCTGGATGGGTGGAAACTCACCTCCGGCTACTGCCGGCCGGACGGTGTCTCGCTGGTCTATCTGATCCAGCCCGGCGGAACGGCCGAAGGGCTGCGCCAGCGCAGTATGGAGATATTCGGGGTGGAGCCCGTGTTTAATGTCCGTGAAGGCGGCCGTGAAGCCACCATTCCCCTCCCGCTGTCGGAGATGCCCCTGCACGATGAAGCCGTGCCGGAGCCGTCAGCCCAGATGATGCGAATACTCTCCTGGTTCCAGCGCCAGCAGATCCTGCCGAACCTTAACAAGGTGGCGCAACCCGATCCCCTCCCTGGCGCAGACGGCAGGCCGCCTGCGAAGCAGGACTGGGAGGAATACCAGTTCAGTTTCACCGGAACGGTGCCGCCCCTCGTACAGTTTGCGGGATTTGATGGCAGCGGGATCCGGCTGAGCAGTGTGAAATTTGAAATCAACGGCACCGTGTTCACCTACACCACAGAAGGGCAGATGTATGCCAGTAAGCCATAA
- a CDS encoding tyrosine-type recombinase/integrase has product MSSVVRIRKLTLSRALDKYYETVSVHKKGHQQEFYRTQVIKRHPLADKFMDEITTVDIAAYRDHRLTQATTRSGKPVSGNTVRLEMALLSSLFNIARVEWGTCRTNPVTLVRKPKVSSGRDRRLTSSEERRLSRYFRERNPEVYIIFHLALETAMRQGEILGLCREHLDLQHGIAHLPETKNGSSRDVPLSRRARNLLQSLPAQLNGRIFSYTSSGFKSAWRTAIKELKIVDLHFHDLRHEAISRFFELGTLNVMEVAAISGHRSMNMLKRYTHLRAWQLVSKLDARRRQTQKIAPYFVPYPARIEEQQGQEDGICVHLCDFEGLTASGPTRETALSRASELLLRTLAIAAQKGDRVPAPGELPAETRDRIMICPLNPTMALGLTR; this is encoded by the coding sequence ATGTCGTCAGTTGTTCGTATTCGAAAATTAACGTTGAGTCGTGCACTTGATAAATATTACGAAACCGTTTCGGTTCATAAAAAAGGCCATCAGCAGGAGTTCTACCGGACACAGGTGATAAAGCGGCATCCACTTGCTGATAAATTTATGGATGAGATCACTACTGTTGATATTGCGGCATATCGCGACCACCGGTTGACGCAGGCCACCACCCGATCGGGTAAACCTGTTTCGGGGAATACTGTCCGTCTTGAAATGGCCCTGCTCTCCTCCCTGTTCAATATCGCCCGCGTTGAATGGGGAACATGCCGGACTAACCCGGTCACGCTTGTACGTAAACCAAAGGTCTCCTCCGGGCGCGATCGCCGACTGACGTCATCAGAAGAGCGCCGTCTTTCCCGATACTTCCGGGAACGAAATCCGGAGGTTTACATCATTTTTCACCTGGCGCTGGAAACGGCCATGCGACAGGGTGAGATTCTGGGGCTCTGCCGTGAGCATCTCGATTTACAGCACGGTATTGCACACCTGCCCGAAACCAAAAATGGTTCATCACGTGATGTCCCTCTTTCCCGTCGCGCACGTAATCTACTGCAGTCACTGCCTGCGCAGCTCAACGGCAGAATATTCAGCTATACGTCATCCGGGTTTAAAAGCGCATGGCGGACTGCCATTAAGGAACTGAAAATTGTTGATCTACATTTTCACGACCTGCGTCACGAAGCCATCAGCCGCTTCTTTGAACTCGGCACACTGAACGTCATGGAAGTGGCGGCCATTTCCGGTCACCGTTCCATGAATATGCTGAAACGCTATACCCACCTGCGCGCCTGGCAACTGGTCAGCAAGCTCGATGCCCGGCGTCGTCAGACGCAAAAAATCGCCCCTTATTTCGTCCCCTATCCCGCAAGGATAGAAGAGCAACAGGGACAGGAAGATGGTATCTGCGTGCACCTCTGTGATTTTGAAGGGCTGACCGCGTCCGGTCCGACCCGCGAAACCGCCTTAAGCCGCGCCAGCGAACTTCTTCTGCGTACGCTGGCCATCGCAGCACAGAAAGGCGACAGGGTACCGGCACCGGGCGAACTGCCGGCAGAAACCCGGGACAGGATCATGATTTGCCCGCTTAACCCCACGATGGCACTGGGCCTCACCCGTTAA
- a CDS encoding conjugal transfer protein TraF, with protein MNKKMTAKSLIATAVLMAFNATAATSYFEARNDAMGGTGVASSHYSAAALANPALLTKAKANDDFALILPSVGAQVSDPDHLEDGADDVKDAWDRFDDSLNTGDSSAQAAELKRQLSKFKDTHANAQAGVSAVATLPNDTLPAALFVKAWGTATVDGKVSQHDLDYLDQVAAGATADKDNLTSKAYGRAAVITDVGIALAREFESLGHTWSVGFTPKYQRVDLFNYNVAVKDYDSSDFDGDQYRNTKNGFNADLGLAADLTENWNVGLVAQNLIPRSIDSKEVNGEKATFKVRPQVTAGTSWTNGFFTGAVDVDLTEASGFTDDKKRQFASIGGEINAWSWAQLRAGYRQNMASSDGSAFTAGIGISPFDVVHLDLTGIAGTDRTYGAVAQLSFTF; from the coding sequence ATGAATAAAAAGATGACAGCAAAAAGCCTTATTGCCACTGCCGTACTGATGGCATTTAACGCGACCGCAGCAACCAGTTATTTTGAAGCCCGTAACGATGCGATGGGCGGTACCGGGGTAGCCTCATCCCATTACAGCGCCGCCGCGCTGGCGAACCCGGCCCTGCTGACTAAAGCAAAGGCAAATGATGACTTCGCCCTTATCCTGCCGTCCGTCGGTGCCCAGGTCTCTGACCCGGATCATCTGGAAGACGGTGCGGATGACGTTAAGGATGCATGGGACCGTTTCGACGACAGCCTGAACACCGGTGACTCCTCAGCACAGGCCGCTGAGCTGAAACGCCAGCTGAGCAAGTTCAAAGATACTCATGCGAATGCGCAGGCCGGTGTCTCTGCCGTGGCCACGCTGCCGAACGACACCCTGCCGGCCGCCCTGTTCGTGAAAGCATGGGGAACGGCGACCGTAGACGGCAAAGTCTCTCAGCACGACCTTGATTACCTCGACCAGGTCGCTGCCGGCGCAACGGCCGACAAGGACAACCTCACCTCAAAAGCCTACGGCCGTGCCGCGGTCATCACCGACGTCGGTATCGCCCTGGCGCGTGAGTTTGAATCCTTAGGCCACACCTGGTCCGTTGGCTTCACGCCGAAGTACCAGCGCGTTGACCTCTTCAACTACAACGTTGCCGTGAAGGACTACGACAGCAGCGACTTTGACGGTGATCAGTACCGCAACACCAAAAACGGCTTCAACGCCGACCTCGGTCTGGCCGCTGACCTGACCGAGAACTGGAACGTGGGCCTGGTCGCGCAGAACCTGATCCCGCGCAGCATCGACAGTAAGGAAGTGAATGGAGAAAAAGCCACTTTCAAAGTACGTCCGCAGGTCACTGCCGGTACGTCATGGACCAACGGCTTCTTCACTGGCGCGGTTGACGTGGATCTGACCGAGGCCAGCGGCTTCACTGACGACAAAAAACGCCAGTTCGCCAGCATCGGGGGTGAAATCAATGCCTGGAGCTGGGCACAGCTGCGCGCAGGTTACCGCCAGAACATGGCCTCCTCTGACGGCAGCGCCTTCACGGCCGGTATCGGCATCTCCCCGTTCGACGTGGTTCATCTCGATCTGACCGGCATTGCCGGTACCGATCGTACTTACGGTGCCGTGGCACAACTGTCCTTCACTTTCTGA
- the pilV gene encoding shufflon system plasmid conjugative transfer pilus tip adhesin PilV, with product MKKHDRGWAMAEFAFVLLVFMVIAGYASGYWQDYIQAKNWRTEAARTGTYAAAARSYIGRNYATLLGASSTTAPTVITTTMLKNTGFLPSGFTETNTRGQKMQTNVIRNAQNPELLQAMVISSGGTPYELKALVTMAKEIRPGFGGYIDDGKTATGALRAWKIPLSAYGASSGNGHIAVLLSTDELTGAMEDSDRLYRFQVNGRPDLNKMHTSIDMGANNINNAGNVNGTNGIFTSEVRGANGNFSVNVTAAGQVKGNTVRADSDISAGRNIAASGNISASGNITASGQVTGGTVRSNKNLSVGGIITLDEIHTANTACPVNGAVSRDASGAILSCQSGLAQKPVGLKVQ from the coding sequence ATGAAAAAACATGACCGCGGCTGGGCCATGGCCGAGTTTGCTTTTGTACTGCTTGTTTTTATGGTGATAGCGGGTTATGCGTCAGGATACTGGCAGGACTATATCCAGGCCAAAAACTGGCGAACAGAAGCCGCCCGTACCGGGACCTATGCGGCAGCGGCCCGGAGCTATATTGGCCGGAATTACGCAACGCTACTTGGCGCAAGCTCCACGACGGCACCGACCGTCATCACCACAACGATGCTGAAAAATACCGGATTTCTGCCGTCCGGCTTCACGGAGACCAACACCCGCGGCCAGAAGATGCAGACAAACGTCATCAGGAATGCACAAAATCCTGAACTTCTCCAGGCCATGGTCATCTCAAGTGGCGGCACGCCTTATGAGCTGAAGGCACTGGTGACGATGGCAAAAGAGATCAGGCCCGGATTTGGCGGCTACATTGATGACGGAAAGACGGCCACCGGCGCACTGCGGGCATGGAAAATACCGCTGAGTGCCTATGGTGCTTCGTCCGGTAACGGGCATATTGCTGTACTGCTTTCCACGGATGAACTCACTGGTGCAATGGAAGACAGCGATCGCCTGTATCGTTTCCAGGTAAATGGCCGTCCGGATTTAAACAAAATGCACACGTCGATCGACATGGGTGCCAATAACATCAATAACGCCGGAAATGTAAATGGCACAAACGGTATTTTTACCAGTGAAGTACGCGGGGCGAACGGTAATTTCAGCGTTAACGTAACGGCTGCTGGTCAGGTAAAAGGAAATACAGTACGGGCAGACAGTGATATATCGGCTGGACGGAATATTGCCGCGAGCGGAAATATTTCAGCCAGCGGGAATATTACTGCCAGCGGACAGGTAACAGGCGGTACAGTCCGGTCGAACAAAAACCTCTCTGTAGGTGGCATTATTACCCTTGATGAAATCCACACAGCGAACACCGCCTGTCCGGTAAACGGGGCGGTAAGCCGCGATGCGTCAGGTGCCATACTTTCCTGTCAATCCGGTCTGGCACAAAAACCCGTTGGTCTAAAGGTACAATAA
- a CDS encoding transglycosylase SLT domain-containing protein has product MQGNRFSLCALILTALLCFLTSSPSRASSPLTITTFNDCFVRAGIRYQIEPLLLRAIAIGESSMDPVITNTNRDKKGRPVSTDYGLMQINSTHIPKLVRMEVIRGADDLLTRPCLNIQIGAWILARHFQVCGVTWNCLGSYNAGFRKDRHETREHYANRIWRIYSRLKGLPAVQGR; this is encoded by the coding sequence ATGCAGGGGAACCGATTCTCCCTCTGCGCACTGATCCTGACCGCCCTGCTCTGCTTCCTGACCTCATCGCCGTCACGGGCCTCGTCCCCGCTCACCATCACCACCTTTAACGACTGCTTCGTCCGGGCCGGTATCCGCTACCAGATTGAGCCGTTGCTGCTCAGGGCCATTGCCATAGGCGAGTCGTCGATGGATCCGGTGATAACCAACACAAACAGGGACAAAAAGGGGCGGCCGGTCAGTACGGATTACGGTCTGATGCAGATTAACTCCACCCATATTCCGAAACTGGTCCGGATGGAGGTTATCAGGGGGGCCGACGACCTGCTGACCCGTCCCTGTCTGAACATTCAGATAGGGGCGTGGATCCTGGCCCGTCACTTTCAGGTCTGTGGCGTAACGTGGAACTGCCTGGGCTCATATAATGCCGGGTTCCGCAAGGATCGGCATGAGACGCGCGAACATTACGCAAACCGTATCTGGCGGATTTACAGCAGGCTGAAAGGCCTGCCCGCCGTGCAGGGGAGGTGA
- the pilP gene encoding type IV pilus biogenesis protein PilP — MPVSHNLHHGRAALLLAAIILATVSGGALASDSTSSQVTPALTKGELEALNNRNILLQAQVQGAQLERQLKENRDGTPSATAPGSQVWPQVPGDSVRPPSAQTGGRTTVLEITGRDRALRATLMLANGQLTTVTTGSRLPGSPLTVKSISLAGVMLSDGTTLTF; from the coding sequence ATGCCAGTAAGCCATAACCTTCACCACGGCCGGGCAGCCCTGCTGCTTGCGGCCATCATTCTTGCCACCGTATCCGGTGGCGCACTTGCATCGGACTCAACGTCTTCACAGGTCACTCCCGCCCTGACCAAGGGAGAGCTCGAGGCGCTCAATAACCGCAATATCCTGTTACAGGCACAGGTTCAGGGCGCGCAGCTGGAGCGCCAGCTGAAGGAGAACCGTGACGGCACACCTTCGGCCACCGCGCCGGGCTCCCAGGTCTGGCCACAGGTGCCCGGCGACAGCGTCAGGCCGCCTTCAGCTCAGACCGGCGGGCGTACCACCGTGCTTGAGATAACCGGCCGGGATCGGGCTCTCCGGGCCACCCTGATGCTGGCGAATGGCCAGCTCACCACAGTCACCACCGGCAGCCGCCTCCCGGGCTCCCCGCTGACGGTAAAAAGCATATCCCTCGCCGGCGTGATGCTCAGCGACGGCACCACACTGACATTCTGA
- a CDS encoding pilus assembly protein PilR, which produces MREMNLFCRIRHFIVRKTFAGPYRVQFYEALGFLIENRQQLKAALQQMRDAWTDFGRRWHPFAELTDDCIEALRENAGEKTLEKTLARWLPETEAAVIIAGIHSDKLPQALKYATTLTDAGKRIMESVWQMSIYPLALVVMLAGTVWVLNEELVPSLSEIIPPEQWTGALGFLYNFSVAVNEYGLIGGIILAIVGCWVAWSLAHWHRPDALRRVMDGFMPWSVYQDIQGAAFLLNIAALIRAGVQTKSALQMLRNQASPWLAVRIDAIIASVREGGNLGHALRECGYNFPSREAANFLSVLQGDGADELISNYGLRWLEQTLVRIRRRAVVVRLIMLTVLVMTLMLLVFAAMDINSVSDPGMGTF; this is translated from the coding sequence ATGCGTGAAATGAACCTGTTCTGCCGGATACGGCATTTTATCGTGAGGAAAACCTTCGCCGGCCCCTACCGGGTGCAGTTCTATGAGGCCCTGGGTTTTCTGATTGAAAACCGCCAGCAGTTAAAAGCCGCTCTGCAGCAGATGCGCGATGCGTGGACGGACTTCGGCCGGCGCTGGCATCCGTTCGCAGAGCTTACCGATGACTGTATTGAAGCCCTGCGTGAAAATGCCGGCGAGAAGACGCTGGAGAAAACCCTTGCCCGCTGGTTACCGGAAACAGAAGCGGCCGTCATCATCGCCGGGATCCACAGCGACAAACTCCCCCAGGCCCTGAAATACGCCACCACCCTGACCGATGCGGGCAAACGCATCATGGAGTCCGTCTGGCAGATGTCCATCTACCCGCTGGCTCTGGTTGTCATGCTGGCCGGGACGGTCTGGGTGCTGAATGAGGAACTGGTGCCGTCGCTGTCGGAAATCATCCCGCCGGAGCAGTGGACCGGGGCGCTGGGGTTTTTATACAACTTTTCCGTCGCGGTGAATGAGTACGGTCTGATCGGCGGCATCATTCTGGCGATTGTGGGGTGCTGGGTGGCCTGGTCGCTGGCTCACTGGCACCGGCCGGATGCGCTGCGGCGTGTCATGGACGGATTTATGCCCTGGTCTGTTTACCAGGATATTCAGGGGGCTGCCTTTTTACTCAATATTGCCGCGCTGATAAGGGCCGGCGTACAGACAAAAAGCGCGCTGCAGATGCTCCGTAACCAGGCCTCGCCGTGGTTGGCTGTCCGGATCGACGCCATTATCGCCAGCGTCCGGGAAGGGGGAAACCTCGGGCATGCGCTGCGCGAGTGCGGCTACAACTTCCCGTCCCGCGAAGCCGCCAACTTTCTGTCCGTGCTACAGGGGGACGGCGCAGATGAGCTCATCAGTAACTATGGCCTGCGTTGGCTGGAGCAGACACTTGTCCGTATCCGACGACGGGCCGTTGTTGTACGCCTGATCATGCTGACCGTGCTTGTCATGACGCTCATGCTGCTGGTTTTCGCGGCCATGGACATTAATTCAGTCAGTGACCCGGGTATGGGCACGTTTTAA